DNA sequence from the Brachybacterium sp. P6-10-X1 genome:
GACGAGGGCGGCGGTGCGGTGCGCGGCCATGATCAGGCCGTGCCGAACTCGACCGACTCGGTGGTCCAGGCCCGCGCCTGTCCGCTCAGGGTGATGCCGAGGCCGGGTCGGTCGGGGACCAGCATGCGGCCGTCACGGGTCTCCAGCCGCTCCTCGAACAGCGGGTCGAGCCAGTCGAAGTGCTCGACCCATGTCTCGCGCGGGTAGATCGCGGCCAGGTGCAGGTGGATCTCCATCGCGAAGTGCGGGGCGAGATCGAGGCCGGCGTGGTCGGCGAGGGTGGCGAGCTTCAGGAAGGGGCTGATCCCACCGACCCGCGGGGCATCGGGCTGGAGGACGTCGCAGGCCCGGGCGTCGATCAGACGCTCGTGCTCGGTCACGGAGGCGAGCATCTCCCCGGTGGCGATCGGGGTGTCCAGGGCGCTCGCGAGTGCGGCGTGGCCCTCGGCGTCCTCGGCGTCCAGCGGTTCCTCGATCCACACCAGATCGAACTCCTCCAGCGCCCGCCCCATGCGCAGGGCGGTGCGCCGATCCCACTGCTGGTTCGCGTCGACCATCAGCGGGATCTCCGGACCGAGGTGCTCGCGGACGGCGGCGACCCGGCGCAGGTCCTCGGCGCCGTCGGGCAGGCCGACCTTGATCTTGATCCCGCCGATCCCCTCGGCCAGGGAGCGGTCGGCGCGCTCGCGCACCTCGTCCAGCGAAGCGTGCAGGAATCCTCCGGAGGTGTCGTAGGTCCGCACGCTGTCCCTGTGCGCCCCGAGCAGCTTCGCCAGCGGCAGCCCTGCGCGCTTGGCCTTGAGGTCGTACAGCGCGATGTCGATCGCCGCCAGCGCCTGGGTGGCGACCCCGGAACGGCCGACGGAGGCCCCGGCCCAGAGCAGCTTCGTGTACAGCTTGGCGATGTCGCTGGGGTCCTCCCCGATCGCCGCCTCGGCGACCTCCTTCGCATGCGCGTACTGCGCCGGACCGCCGGCACGCTTGGAGTAGCTGACGCCGAGGCCCTCGTGTCCCTGCTCGGTGGTGATCTCGGCGAAGAGGAAGACGACCTCGGTCATCGGGCGCTGACGCCCCGTGAAGACCTTCGCGTCGGAGATCGGGGTGGCCAGCGGGAGGGTCGCCGTCGACAGGCGGAGGTGGCGGATGGCATCGGGCGTGTACGTCATGGCAGTCCTTCGTCGGGCGGTCGAGATTCACCTATCATACAAGTCGGTGACCTGTTTCATACGTGTTGCGGGCACGTCGATCCCGCCCGGCCGTGCCCGCCTCCTCGACCCCACGGACTCCTTCGACGCCGGCGACCCGCTCATGGCATGTCGAGCACCGTGCCGTTGCGCGGCAGACCGCCCGGGAAAGTGATCGCCACGGCGCCCGCGGCCGAGGGGTCGGCGGCGGTCATGGCCTGCAGGTGCAGGTGCGGCTCGGTGCTGTTGCCGGAGTTGCCGCAGCCGGCCAACCGCTCCCCGGCCGCGACCCGCTGCCCGGGACGCACGACGAGGCTGCCGCGCCGCAGGTGGCACAGGGCGAGGTACACGACGCGGACGTCGCCGGACGCACCGGTGTCGGCTGGGTCGCCGGGAGCACCGTCGTGGGTCGACATCCGCGGCGCCGTCGCCCGCAGGATCACGTGGTTCCCGGCCAGGCCGGCCCAGCCGTCGGCGAGGCGGCGGCGCTGGGTCAGCGCGTAGCCGACCGACGGCAGACCCCGACGGGCCGGATGGTCCGGCTCGCCGTCGTGGGCCGCCACCACCTCGCCGTCCAGCGGCGCCAGCAGCTCCCGCCCGAACCCGGGGAACGCCTCGGGGGGCTCCGGGGCCACCAGGGAGCGCAGGCGCACCGGTGCGGTGCGGCCGCGGTCGTCGGCCGGGACCAGGTCGATCGAGTGGTCCAGGGCGAGCAGGGAGATGCCGTGGCTGGGCACCCGATCCGCAGGGCTGTTCTGCACCAGCCAGCGGCCGTGGCCCGGATGCCCCAGAAGCAGCGGCGCTGTCATCCCTGCTCTCCGGACGTCCTCGCTTCTGCCATACCCGCTCCCGCCATTCCTGCTCCCGCCATGCCTGCTCCCGCCATGCCTGCTCCCGCCATACCCGCTCCCCGACCGGTGAGTCAGTTCGCGGGGTGGAAGTAGGTGCTGCCGAGCGCGCGGGTGATGGCACCGGTCACCCGCTGCAGCTGGTCCATCTCGTCGTCGAAGTCGGCGACGATGTCCTCGAGCGAGCGGAAGCGCAGGCTGGCGGTGGCACGCCCGACGATCCGCCGACCCGGTTCCGCGGTGCCCATCCGGTCGAAGCTGCTGCCGTGGAGCTTCGCGAGGGTGTCGAGCGCCTCGTCGATCTCGAGCAGGCAGTGGGCGGCCGAGCGGGGGAAGATCGAGTCCAGCAGGAGGAACTCGATCGCCTGGGAGGCCCGGACGCGCCCGCGGTAGGAGCGGATGTAGGCCTCGTGGGCGCTGCAGCTGCGCAGCAGCATCACGGTCGCCGCGTCGGAGGAGTCCTCCAGATCATGGGCCTGCAGGATCCGGGCGTTCATGTCCACCCGCTCCAGCAGCTGGCCGATCCGCAGGAACAGCCACGCCTCATCGCGGGTCATCGAGGCGTCGACCAGACCGTTGACCACCGCGCAGCGGTCCTTCGCGAACTGGAAGGCGCCGTGCATGCGGGAGGGCCGCACCCCGCGGGGCATGCCCAGGGAGGTGGTGTTCAGCGATTCCCAGACCTCGGTGGTCAGCACCTCCCGGGCACCGCGGGCGTTCTCGCGGGCGGTCTGCAGCGCGCCGGCCACCGAGGAGGGGTTCTGGCGGTCGGTGACCAGGTGGTCGAGAACCCGCTGGACCGTGAGGTCGCCGTCCGGCGGGTCGGCGACGCCGAAGATCTCGTAGACCCCGGCGCAGGCGACGGGCTCCTCCTGCGCGGCGTCCTCGGTGATCGACTGCAGCGTCACGTCGAGGATGCGGGCGGTCTGGTCGGCGCGCTCGACGTAGCGGCCGATCCAGAACATGGAATCAGCGATCCGGCTGAGCATCAGCGTCCTCCTCCTTCTCGGCGACGGCCGCCGGTGCGCCGCCGGTGCGATCCGGATCATCGAGATCCTCGTCGTCCAGCAGCGGGATCGTCGAGGTCACGGGGTCCGGTTCGCGTCCCGTCCGCTCCGCGCCCTCCTCGGGGAGATCGTCGAACCCGTCGTAGTCCTCGTCCAGAGGGTCCTCGATCCGCTCCTCGCCCGAGGCGGAGGTGGATGCGGAGCTCGCGCTCCGCTGCTGCCCCGAGCCGGCTCCGGGAGCGGCGGCCCGCTCGGTGGCGAGCACCCAGGTGTCCTTGGAGCCACCGCCGCGGGAGGAGTTCACGATCATCTCCCCGCGCGGGAGGGCGACGCGGGTGAGGCCGCCGGGCAGCACCCACACGTCGTCGCCGCTGTTCAGGGCGAAGGGGCGCAGGTCCACATGCCGGTCCTCCGGGCCCTCGTCGACCAGGGTGGGGATGGTCGACAGCTGCACGACGGGCTGAGCGATCCAGCCGCGCGGGTCGGTCAGCAGCCGCTCGCGCAGCGCGTCGAGCTCGTCGCGGCTCGCGGCCGGCCCGATGACGATGCCCTTGCCGCCGGAGCCGTCGACGGGCTTGACCACCAGTTCGTCGAGGCGGTCCAGCACCTCGGTCAGGGACTCGGGCTCCTCCAGGCGCCAGGTGTCGACGTTGGGCAGGATCGGTTCCTGGCGCAGGTAGTACCGGATCAGGTCGGGCACGTAGGTGTAGGTGAGCTTGTCGTCGCCGATGCCGTTGCCGATGGCGTTGGAGACCACGACGTTGCCGGCGAGGATCGCGCGGACCAGCCCGGGCACGCCCAGCACGGAGTCGGAGCGGAACACCTCGGGATCGATGAAGTCGTCATCGGTGCGCTTGTAGATCACGTCCACGCGGCGCAGACCGGCGGTGGTGCGCATGTAGATGCGCTCGCTCCGCTCCACGAGATCGTCGGCCTCCACCAGGTCGACGCCCATGGTGCGCGCCAGCAGGGAGTGCTCGAAGTAGGCGCTGTTGTACCGGCCCGGGGTCAGCACCACCACGGTGGGCTCCTCCCCCGCGGTATCCGGCGCTGCGGCCTGCAGGGCGCTGAGCAGACGACCGGGGTACTCGCCGACGCGCCGCACGGGGCGGGGCGCGAACAGCTCCGGGAAGGTCTGGGCCATGGCGCGTCGGTTCGAGAGCACGTAGCTCACGCCGCTCGGGGTGCGCACGTTGTCCTCGAGCACCCGGAACTCGCCGGAGCCGTCGCGGACCAGGTCGATGCCGGAGATGTGGATGCGCACGCCATTGGGCGGCCGGTAGCCGCGCATGGCGTCGACGACATAGGTCGAGGAGGTGACGAGCTCGGCGGGGATCACGCCGTCGGC
Encoded proteins:
- a CDS encoding M23 family metallopeptidase, which translates into the protein MTAPLLLGHPGHGRWLVQNSPADRVPSHGISLLALDHSIDLVPADDRGRTAPVRLRSLVAPEPPEAFPGFGRELLAPLDGEVVAAHDGEPDHPARRGLPSVGYALTQRRRLADGWAGLAGNHVILRATAPRMSTHDGAPGDPADTGASGDVRVVYLALCHLRRGSLVVRPGQRVAAGERLAGCGNSGNSTEPHLHLQAMTAADPSAAGAVAITFPGGLPRNGTVLDMP
- a CDS encoding mandelate racemase/muconate lactonizing enzyme family protein, producing the protein MTYTPDAIRHLRLSTATLPLATPISDAKVFTGRQRPMTEVVFLFAEITTEQGHEGLGVSYSKRAGGPAQYAHAKEVAEAAIGEDPSDIAKLYTKLLWAGASVGRSGVATQALAAIDIALYDLKAKRAGLPLAKLLGAHRDSVRTYDTSGGFLHASLDEVRERADRSLAEGIGGIKIKVGLPDGAEDLRRVAAVREHLGPEIPLMVDANQQWDRRTALRMGRALEEFDLVWIEEPLDAEDAEGHAALASALDTPIATGEMLASVTEHERLIDARACDVLQPDAPRVGGISPFLKLATLADHAGLDLAPHFAMEIHLHLAAIYPRETWVEHFDWLDPLFEERLETRDGRMLVPDRPGLGITLSGQARAWTTESVEFGTA
- a CDS encoding circularly permuted type 2 ATP-grasp protein, whose translation is MSASSLFRRVQPGSGSDEMFAADGSVRDTYAALHDALAGLGPEEFRTRSESLAHSYLDQGITFDYAGEERPFPIDAIPRVIAADEWARVSRGVAQRVRALEHFLDDLYTDQRAIADGVIPAELVTSSTYVVDAMRGYRPPNGVRIHISGIDLVRDGSGEFRVLEDNVRTPSGVSYVLSNRRAMAQTFPELFAPRPVRRVGEYPGRLLSALQAAAPDTAGEEPTVVVLTPGRYNSAYFEHSLLARTMGVDLVEADDLVERSERIYMRTTAGLRRVDVIYKRTDDDFIDPEVFRSDSVLGVPGLVRAILAGNVVVSNAIGNGIGDDKLTYTYVPDLIRYYLRQEPILPNVDTWRLEEPESLTEVLDRLDELVVKPVDGSGGKGIVIGPAASRDELDALRERLLTDPRGWIAQPVVQLSTIPTLVDEGPEDRHVDLRPFALNSGDDVWVLPGGLTRVALPRGEMIVNSSRGGGSKDTWVLATERAAAPGAGSGQQRSASSASTSASGEERIEDPLDEDYDGFDDLPEEGAERTGREPDPVTSTIPLLDDEDLDDPDRTGGAPAAVAEKEEDADAQPDR
- a CDS encoding alpha-E domain-containing protein → MLSRIADSMFWIGRYVERADQTARILDVTLQSITEDAAQEEPVACAGVYEIFGVADPPDGDLTVQRVLDHLVTDRQNPSSVAGALQTARENARGAREVLTTEVWESLNTTSLGMPRGVRPSRMHGAFQFAKDRCAVVNGLVDASMTRDEAWLFLRIGQLLERVDMNARILQAHDLEDSSDAATVMLLRSCSAHEAYIRSYRGRVRASQAIEFLLLDSIFPRSAAHCLLEIDEALDTLAKLHGSSFDRMGTAEPGRRIVGRATASLRFRSLEDIVADFDDEMDQLQRVTGAITRALGSTYFHPAN